In the genome of Pigmentiphaga litoralis, one region contains:
- the rpmB gene encoding 50S ribosomal protein L28: MARVCQVTGKRPMSGNNVSHANNKTKRRFLPNLQSRRFWVESENRFVRLRVSTNALRTIDKNGIESVLVELRARGEAA, from the coding sequence ATGGCACGAGTATGTCAAGTTACCGGTAAGCGTCCGATGTCGGGCAATAACGTTTCGCACGCGAACAACAAGACCAAGCGTCGCTTTTTGCCTAACCTGCAATCGCGTCGTTTCTGGGTCGAGAGCGAAAACCGCTTTGTGCGCCTGCGCGTCAGCACGAACGCACTGCGCACGATCGACAAGAACGGTATCGAATCCGTTCTGGTTGAACTGCGCGCACGCGGCGAAGCCGCTTAA
- a CDS encoding DesA family fatty acid desaturase has product MDWLLSFLSNGLLDAAWWQILVFALVVTHVTILSVTIYLHRCQAHRGLDLHPAVAHFFRFWLWLTTGMVTKEWVAIHRKHHARCERDGDPHSPMVFGIGKVFFEGAELYRAESKVDETMAKFGHGTPNDWVERNLYSRFQWQGAGLMMIIDVLLFGAIGLTVWAVQMIWIPFWAAGVVNGIGHFWGYRNYASPDASRNVSPWGFIIGGEELHNNHHAYASSAKFSSKWYEIDVGWGWIRAFEILGLAKVKKVAPKLRLNETKPAIDQETLQAVITHRYEIMARYADLLKHAAHDEIQRLKSSKAATAAWHPLKRTRSFLHLADDESLPPAHRTEVASVLAEHHSLATLVQMRRELSSIWERSTASSEQLLKDLQDWCNRAQQSGIARLEEFSARLRSYAA; this is encoded by the coding sequence ATGGATTGGTTGCTTTCGTTTCTGTCCAACGGCTTGCTTGACGCCGCGTGGTGGCAGATTCTGGTTTTTGCTCTGGTTGTCACCCACGTGACGATCCTTAGCGTCACGATTTACCTGCATCGCTGCCAGGCGCACCGGGGGCTGGACCTGCACCCTGCGGTCGCGCACTTTTTCCGGTTCTGGCTCTGGCTGACCACCGGCATGGTCACCAAGGAATGGGTGGCCATCCACCGCAAGCACCATGCGCGCTGCGAGCGCGACGGCGATCCCCATTCGCCCATGGTGTTCGGCATCGGCAAGGTCTTCTTTGAAGGCGCCGAGCTGTATCGCGCCGAATCCAAGGTTGACGAAACCATGGCCAAGTTCGGCCACGGCACGCCCAACGACTGGGTCGAGCGCAATCTGTACTCGCGTTTCCAGTGGCAGGGCGCCGGACTGATGATGATCATCGACGTGCTGCTGTTCGGCGCGATCGGCCTGACCGTCTGGGCCGTGCAGATGATCTGGATCCCTTTCTGGGCAGCCGGCGTGGTGAATGGTATCGGTCACTTCTGGGGCTATCGCAACTACGCCAGTCCCGATGCCAGCCGCAATGTGTCCCCGTGGGGCTTCATCATCGGCGGCGAAGAATTGCATAACAACCACCACGCGTATGCGTCGTCGGCAAAGTTTTCCAGCAAGTGGTACGAAATCGACGTGGGCTGGGGCTGGATCCGTGCGTTCGAGATCCTGGGTCTGGCCAAGGTCAAGAAGGTGGCGCCCAAGCTGCGCCTGAACGAAACCAAGCCGGCCATCGACCAGGAAACGCTGCAAGCCGTCATCACGCACCGCTATGAAATCATGGCCCGGTATGCCGATCTGCTGAAGCACGCCGCGCACGACGAGATCCAGCGCCTGAAGTCGTCCAAGGCGGCAACGGCGGCTTGGCATCCCCTGAAACGGACGCGCAGCTTCCTCCATCTGGCCGATGACGAATCGCTGCCGCCGGCGCATCGTACGGAAGTCGCGTCGGTGCTGGCGGAACATCATTCGCTCGCCACGCTGGTCCAGATGCGTCGTGAACTGTCGTCGATCTGGGAACGTTCGACCGCATCCAGCGAGCAATTGTTGAAAGACCTGCAGGATTGGTGCAATCGCGCGCAGCAAAGTGGCATCGCGCGGCTGGAAGAGTTCTCGGCCCGGCTTCGGAGTTACGCAGCCTGA
- a CDS encoding dioxygenase family protein, with the protein MIIRNEQDVTQAVLAELDRATDPRFKEILQSAVRHLHAFVREARLTEAEFQQVCAVIARVGQATTPSHNEVVLAAGSLGVSSLICLLNNGGQGVAEIPEDGPTDPAPQVPRGTTANLLGPFWRMGSPPTEAGASIVRSPTPGDPIFVEAWVKDQAGQPVAGAEVDVWHSSNEGFYENQDPAQADMNLRGKFVTDTDGRIAFRSVKPAGYPIPVTGPVGDLLRAQGRHNMRPAHVHFLIFKEGYKTQFSQIYSSDDPNLDTDVQFGVTEALVGHYERHPAGTAPAADVTGPWYSLKQTFVIEPGVARLPRPPISAKADGPRPTLTVLERT; encoded by the coding sequence ATGATCATCAGGAACGAGCAGGACGTCACGCAGGCTGTGCTGGCCGAATTGGATCGCGCCACCGACCCCCGCTTCAAGGAGATCCTGCAGAGCGCGGTCAGGCATCTGCATGCGTTTGTCCGCGAAGCACGGCTGACCGAAGCAGAGTTCCAGCAAGTCTGTGCGGTGATCGCAAGGGTGGGGCAGGCGACGACCCCATCGCATAACGAAGTGGTGCTGGCGGCGGGGTCACTCGGCGTGTCGTCGCTGATCTGCCTGTTGAACAATGGCGGGCAGGGGGTCGCGGAAATCCCCGAGGATGGACCCACTGATCCTGCGCCCCAGGTTCCGCGCGGCACGACCGCCAACCTGCTTGGCCCCTTCTGGCGGATGGGGTCCCCGCCGACCGAGGCGGGTGCATCCATCGTGCGGTCACCGACGCCGGGGGACCCGATCTTTGTGGAGGCCTGGGTCAAGGACCAGGCAGGCCAGCCGGTGGCCGGGGCCGAGGTGGATGTCTGGCACAGCTCGAACGAAGGCTTCTACGAAAACCAGGATCCGGCGCAGGCCGACATGAACCTGCGTGGCAAATTCGTGACCGACACCGATGGGCGCATCGCCTTTCGCAGCGTCAAGCCGGCGGGATATCCGATCCCGGTCACGGGCCCGGTGGGTGACCTGCTGCGTGCCCAGGGCCGCCACAACATGCGGCCGGCCCATGTGCATTTCCTGATTTTCAAGGAAGGCTACAAGACGCAGTTTTCCCAGATCTATTCCAGCGACGATCCCAATCTGGATACCGATGTGCAATTCGGGGTGACCGAAGCGCTTGTCGGGCACTATGAACGCCATCCGGCAGGGACTGCGCCGGCCGCCGATGTGACCGGACCGTGGTATTCGCTCAAGCAGACTTTCGTGATCGAGCCGGGGGTGGCCAGGCTGCCGCGCCCGCCCATCAGCGCCAAGGCGGACGGGCCGCGTCCCACGTTGACGGTGCTGGAGCGGACCTAG
- the rpmG gene encoding 50S ribosomal protein L33 yields MAKGAREKIKLESTAGTGHFYTTTKNKRTTPEKMLIKKFDPVARKHVDYKETKLK; encoded by the coding sequence ATGGCCAAAGGCGCACGCGAAAAGATCAAGCTCGAATCCACCGCTGGAACCGGGCATTTCTACACCACCACCAAGAACAAGCGCACGACGCCTGAAAAGATGCTGATCAAGAAGTTTGATCCGGTCGCTCGCAAGCACGTGGACTACAAAGAAACCAAGCTGAAGTAA
- a CDS encoding DUF2585 family protein: protein MAYPSDQALTPDKPFGKFLIPLLLVIHVLWLVLMGRSAICPCGVVSLWQTGSDAAQNSQQVADPYSFLHIIFGIALSRGFRRLRPTWRVADLALLAVFSSTVWEVMENTPWVIQLMDNAANAAPDYDGDSILNSLADTGFVMVGFWAARLLPLAASVLLAVALELIVSWMIHDGLVLATVRIVWNLVQ, encoded by the coding sequence GTGGCCTACCCTTCCGACCAAGCCCTCACCCCCGACAAGCCGTTCGGCAAATTCCTGATCCCGCTTCTGCTGGTGATCCACGTTCTGTGGCTGGTGCTAATGGGTCGCAGCGCGATCTGTCCTTGCGGCGTCGTGTCGCTCTGGCAGACCGGCTCGGACGCCGCCCAGAATTCCCAGCAGGTTGCCGATCCCTACTCTTTCTTGCACATCATTTTCGGGATTGCCCTGTCACGCGGCTTTCGCCGGCTGCGCCCGACCTGGCGGGTGGCCGACCTGGCCCTGCTGGCGGTGTTCAGCAGCACGGTGTGGGAAGTGATGGAGAACACCCCCTGGGTGATCCAGCTGATGGACAATGCGGCCAACGCCGCGCCTGACTACGACGGCGACAGCATCCTGAATTCCCTGGCCGACACCGGCTTTGTGATGGTCGGCTTCTGGGCGGCGCGGCTGCTGCCCCTGGCGGCATCGGTGCTGCTGGCGGTGGCGCTGGAGTTGATCGTGTCGTGGATGATCCACGACGGGCTGGTCCTGGCGACCGTGCGGATCGTGTGGAACCTGGTGCAGTAG
- a CDS encoding amino acid aminotransferase translates to MFKHIPSYPGDPILSLMHTFMKDDRPHKANLSIGLYYDEAGKIPVLKSVELAQQRIDESVPHVYLPMEGDNTYRRLIAETVFGADHVAVKEQRVATIHTLGGSGALKVGADFLKTYFPDSELWISDPTWENHYNILGGAGLVMHTFPYYDPATNGIRFDEMMAALEQLPARAIVLLQPCCHNPTGIDPTREQWTAIADVLLRRNVIPFFDMAYQGFGDGLDEDAWVVRHMAAQGAAMLVGNSFSKNMSLYGERVGGLSVVCNTSAEAGQVLGQLQATVRKNYSSPPLFGSRVVSGVLGDPELRAMWAAEVTQMRKRIHEMRAALRSGLKARLPDLDVEYFVTQRGMFSYTGLGQAQVDTLRDEYGVYLIKSGRMCVAGLSHGNLELVADSMAKVMQPAATR, encoded by the coding sequence GTGTTCAAGCATATCCCCTCCTACCCGGGAGACCCCATCCTGTCCTTGATGCACACGTTCATGAAGGACGATCGCCCGCACAAGGCCAACCTCAGCATCGGGCTGTACTACGACGAAGCGGGCAAGATTCCCGTGCTGAAAAGCGTCGAGCTGGCGCAGCAGCGCATCGATGAATCGGTGCCGCACGTGTACCTGCCGATGGAAGGCGACAACACCTATCGCCGCCTGATCGCCGAAACGGTGTTCGGCGCCGACCACGTGGCCGTCAAGGAACAGCGGGTCGCCACCATCCATACCCTGGGTGGATCGGGTGCACTGAAGGTGGGCGCGGATTTCCTGAAGACCTACTTTCCCGACAGCGAACTGTGGATCAGCGATCCGACCTGGGAAAATCACTACAACATCCTGGGCGGCGCTGGCCTGGTGATGCACACCTTTCCGTATTACGACCCGGCCACCAACGGCATCCGTTTCGACGAGATGATGGCGGCGCTGGAACAGCTGCCGGCGCGCGCGATCGTGCTGCTGCAGCCGTGCTGCCACAACCCGACCGGGATCGATCCCACGCGTGAGCAGTGGACCGCGATTGCCGACGTGCTGCTGCGCCGGAATGTAATTCCGTTCTTCGACATGGCCTATCAAGGCTTTGGCGACGGCCTGGACGAAGACGCCTGGGTCGTGCGGCACATGGCGGCGCAGGGCGCGGCCATGCTGGTGGGCAATTCGTTCTCCAAGAACATGTCCCTGTACGGCGAGCGCGTGGGCGGCCTGTCGGTGGTGTGCAATACGTCGGCCGAAGCCGGCCAGGTGCTGGGCCAGTTGCAAGCCACGGTGCGCAAGAACTACTCGAGCCCGCCGCTGTTCGGCAGCCGTGTGGTCAGTGGTGTGCTGGGCGATCCGGAACTGCGCGCCATGTGGGCGGCCGAAGTCACGCAGATGCGCAAGCGTATCCACGAAATGCGCGCGGCGCTGCGCAGCGGCCTGAAAGCCCGCCTGCCGGACCTGGACGTCGAATATTTCGTGACCCAGCGCGGCATGTTCAGCTATACGGGCCTGGGCCAGGCGCAGGTCGACACGCTGCGTGATGAATATGGCGTGTACCTGATCAAGTCGGGCCGCATGTGCGTGGCCGGACTGAGCCACGGCAACCTGGAACTGGTGGCCGATTCGATGGCCAAGGTGATGCAGCCGGCGGCCACGCGCTGA
- a CDS encoding FKBP-type peptidyl-prolyl cis-trans isomerase has protein sequence MSSASSDSSLLIREDSYVTLHYRISLASGAGEGEVFADTFTGRPATLQLGAGQWAPGMEGPLVGHAEGERFSYTLAPVHAYGDRNPELIQRVTLAMLREHAGDENFEPGDLVEFQAPNGAKYSGIFKEKDATTAVFDFNHPLAGHALQIDVAILGVM, from the coding sequence TTGAGTTCTGCCTCCTCCGATTCGTCCTTGCTCATCCGTGAGGACTCCTACGTAACCCTGCACTACCGCATCTCGCTGGCGTCGGGCGCGGGTGAAGGCGAAGTGTTCGCCGACACGTTCACGGGCCGTCCGGCCACGTTGCAATTGGGCGCGGGCCAGTGGGCCCCCGGCATGGAAGGCCCCCTGGTCGGTCACGCCGAAGGTGAACGTTTCAGCTACACCCTGGCCCCCGTGCACGCCTATGGCGACCGCAATCCCGAACTGATCCAGCGCGTGACGCTCGCCATGCTGCGCGAACACGCGGGGGACGAGAACTTCGAGCCAGGTGATCTGGTCGAATTCCAGGCCCCGAACGGCGCAAAATACTCCGGCATCTTCAAGGAGAAGGACGCGACGACGGCGGTATTCGATTTCAACCACCCGCTTGCCGGCCACGCGCTGCAGATCGACGTGGCCATCCTGGGAGTGATGTAG
- the radC gene encoding RadC family protein: MASTTSLQHTVPVEERPRERLQRHGPSVLTDAELLAVLLRTGTAGCNAIELGRLLLTRFNGLRGLFAASRDDLRQIDGLGEVKVGQLQAILELARREVAETLHREDVLTHPSAVKQYCSMALAHRQIECCLALYLDMRNRLIQVTTLSEGTLGQTTVYPREIVREALRVHAASVILTHNHPSGNPEPSAADERLTHHVKNALALVDIRLLDHIIVAGTVTTSLAERGAM, encoded by the coding sequence ATGGCCTCGACCACTTCGCTGCAACACACCGTCCCTGTTGAAGAACGTCCGCGCGAACGTCTGCAGCGCCACGGCCCGTCGGTCCTGACCGATGCCGAACTGCTGGCGGTGCTGCTGCGCACCGGCACCGCAGGCTGCAACGCCATCGAACTGGGGCGCCTGCTGCTTACGCGCTTCAATGGCCTGCGCGGACTGTTTGCCGCGTCGCGCGACGACCTGCGGCAGATCGACGGGCTGGGCGAGGTCAAGGTGGGCCAACTCCAGGCCATCCTGGAACTGGCGCGGCGCGAAGTGGCTGAAACCCTGCATCGCGAAGATGTGCTGACCCACCCGTCGGCCGTCAAACAATATTGTTCGATGGCGCTGGCGCACCGGCAGATCGAATGCTGCCTGGCCCTCTATCTGGATATGCGCAACCGGTTGATCCAGGTGACGACCTTGTCGGAAGGCACCCTGGGCCAGACCACGGTCTACCCGCGCGAGATCGTGCGCGAGGCATTGCGGGTCCACGCAGCGTCGGTCATCCTCACGCACAACCACCCGTCGGGCAATCCGGAACCCAGTGCGGCCGACGAACGCCTGACCCACCATGTCAAGAATGCCCTGGCGCTGGTGGACATCCGGCTGCTCGATCACATCATCGTGGCGGGCACGGTCACGACGTCGCTGGCAGAGCGCGGCGCCATGTAA
- a CDS encoding GGDEF domain-containing protein → MLHGLEGQENQERWRVRGEVRTLRQVRLRTLLGTLGIVVIADLVDLIANLIFAPWQIVRSAIQTTLISGPLAGYVIYTHARANLRLYEMKTYLALLSTTDPLTGLLNRRAFFDRARAVAESRQPHMLVLVDVDRFKTVNDRFGHPAGDAVIQRVSRLMQAHFHANAPLARIGGEEFSAMLLTGTLDEVRASADAFCTAVATEPFEAAGGVFQVTVSVGMAPFAPDRTADEVYALADVQLYRAKQDGGNRVVWEGRQVAPIRVASIQQAC, encoded by the coding sequence ATGTTGCACGGACTGGAAGGCCAGGAAAATCAGGAACGATGGCGGGTTCGCGGCGAAGTGCGGACGCTGCGCCAGGTCAGGTTGCGCACTCTGCTGGGCACCCTGGGGATCGTGGTGATCGCCGACCTCGTTGACCTGATCGCCAATCTGATCTTCGCGCCATGGCAGATCGTCCGGTCCGCCATCCAGACCACGCTGATCTCCGGTCCGCTGGCGGGGTACGTGATCTATACGCACGCCCGCGCCAATCTGCGGCTGTACGAAATGAAGACCTACCTGGCGCTGTTGAGCACGACCGATCCGCTGACCGGCCTCCTCAACCGGCGCGCGTTCTTCGATCGCGCGCGCGCCGTGGCCGAGAGTCGGCAGCCCCACATGCTGGTGCTGGTGGATGTCGATCGCTTCAAGACGGTCAATGACCGCTTCGGGCATCCGGCTGGCGACGCCGTGATCCAGCGGGTCAGCCGGCTCATGCAGGCGCATTTTCACGCCAACGCGCCGCTGGCGCGCATCGGCGGCGAGGAATTTTCGGCGATGTTGCTGACCGGTACGCTGGACGAGGTCAGGGCCAGCGCCGATGCGTTCTGCACCGCCGTGGCCACCGAGCCGTTCGAAGCGGCCGGCGGAGTGTTCCAGGTGACCGTGAGCGTGGGCATGGCTCCGTTCGCCCCTGACCGGACGGCCGACGAGGTGTATGCCCTGGCCGACGTGCAGCTCTACCGGGCCAAGCAGGACGGCGGGAACCGGGTGGTGTGGGAAGGGCGCCAGGTGGCGCCGATACGCGTCGCATCGATCCAGCAGGCTTGCTAG
- a CDS encoding MFS transporter, with the protein MTQTPPPRSPAAELTPLVLIVLAGFLSIGIPLPALALYVNGTLGFNAVTVGWVVGIQAFATILTRQVAGAYCDRHGPRKSVRLGLPLASVAALFYLASPFMPTPVASLAVLIVGRLIMGPAESLYLTGTMTWGIGRVGPQRTGMVMAWQGIAMFAALGVGAPIGVAVQQQWGFAGIAAITFALPLVGWVIATRMVPLAARAASAVRLSFFSVIGLIWRYGLALAFAAMPFAIITSFLVLMYSTRNWAGAGFAIAGFAAGYVAVRLFLAHLPDKMGGMTVGAVSVVIEMAGQLLLWQADSATMAFMGTVLTGIGFSLVFPSMGVEAMARVPAHARGVAVGSFLAFVDVSSGLTGPVVGLVIGLYGYQASFIVGAVACAIAVALMVSGRRRVPVS; encoded by the coding sequence ATGACCCAGACTCCACCCCCTCGTTCCCCCGCGGCCGAGCTGACGCCGCTTGTGCTGATCGTTCTTGCCGGCTTTCTGTCCATCGGTATTCCGCTACCGGCCCTGGCCCTGTACGTGAATGGCACGCTGGGCTTCAACGCCGTCACGGTGGGCTGGGTGGTCGGTATCCAGGCCTTCGCGACCATCCTGACCCGCCAGGTCGCCGGCGCCTACTGCGACCGTCACGGACCTCGCAAGTCGGTGCGGCTGGGACTGCCGCTGGCCTCGGTCGCCGCGCTGTTTTACCTGGCGTCGCCGTTCATGCCCACACCGGTAGCCAGCCTGGCGGTGCTGATCGTCGGCCGTCTGATCATGGGCCCTGCCGAAAGTCTGTACCTGACCGGCACCATGACCTGGGGCATCGGCCGGGTCGGCCCGCAACGCACGGGCATGGTCATGGCGTGGCAGGGCATCGCCATGTTCGCTGCCCTGGGCGTGGGCGCCCCGATCGGTGTGGCGGTCCAGCAGCAGTGGGGCTTTGCCGGCATTGCCGCCATCACCTTTGCGCTGCCGCTGGTGGGCTGGGTGATCGCCACGCGGATGGTGCCGCTGGCGGCACGCGCGGCCAGCGCGGTCCGCCTGTCTTTCTTCAGCGTGATCGGACTGATCTGGCGATATGGCCTGGCGCTGGCGTTTGCAGCAATGCCCTTTGCCATCATCACCAGCTTTCTGGTCCTGATGTACAGCACGCGCAACTGGGCAGGTGCGGGCTTTGCCATTGCCGGCTTTGCTGCCGGCTACGTGGCCGTCCGCCTGTTCCTGGCGCATCTGCCCGACAAGATGGGCGGGATGACCGTGGGCGCGGTGTCGGTGGTGATCGAGATGGCCGGCCAGTTGCTGTTGTGGCAGGCCGATAGCGCCACGATGGCTTTTATGGGCACCGTCCTGACCGGCATCGGATTTTCGCTGGTGTTTCCGTCGATGGGGGTCGAAGCCATGGCCCGGGTGCCTGCGCACGCGCGCGGTGTCGCAGTGGGCAGCTTCCTGGCGTTTGTCGATGTGTCGTCCGGCCTGACCGGTCCGGTGGTGGGACTGGTGATCGGGCTGTACGGCTACCAGGCCAGCTTCATCGTTGGCGCGGTGGCGTGCGCCATCGCCGTCGCCTTGATGGTGTCCGGCCGCCGCCGGGTGCCTGTTTCTTGA
- the ispH gene encoding 4-hydroxy-3-methylbut-2-enyl diphosphate reductase, translated as MTVVETTAAGAPASADGLVARETRRAVPVDVVLAQPRGFCAGVDRAIDIVERALELFGAPIYVRHEIVHNRYVVEDLRNKGAIFIDDLQDAPPGSTVVFSAHGVPKAVRREADGRELKVFDATCPLVTKVHVEVAKMRAAGNEIVMIGHKGHPEVEGTLGQSEGGMYLVETVEDVLALQVAHPTRLAYVTQTTLSVDDAAEVANALKARFPGIVEPKRSDICYATQNRQDAVKIMAPDCDLVLVVGSVNSSNSNRLREVAERKGAMSFLIDGPQDIDPSWLTNRSRVGVTAGASAPELLVQQVIARLKELGAVSVRTMDGAEEGVSFPLPKGLSRKVDLS; from the coding sequence ATGACTGTTGTTGAGACGACCGCGGCAGGCGCCCCGGCCAGCGCCGACGGACTGGTGGCGCGCGAAACGCGCCGCGCCGTGCCGGTTGACGTGGTGCTCGCGCAGCCGCGCGGGTTCTGCGCGGGCGTGGACCGGGCCATCGATATCGTCGAGCGCGCGCTGGAACTGTTCGGCGCCCCGATCTATGTCCGCCACGAGATCGTCCACAACCGGTATGTCGTCGAAGATCTGCGCAACAAGGGCGCCATCTTCATTGACGACCTGCAGGATGCGCCGCCGGGGTCCACCGTGGTGTTTTCGGCGCACGGCGTGCCCAAGGCGGTTCGCCGCGAAGCCGATGGCCGCGAACTCAAAGTCTTCGACGCCACCTGCCCGCTGGTGACCAAGGTGCACGTCGAAGTCGCCAAGATGCGCGCCGCCGGCAACGAGATCGTGATGATCGGGCACAAGGGCCATCCGGAAGTGGAAGGCACGCTGGGCCAGTCCGAAGGCGGCATGTACCTGGTCGAAACCGTGGAAGACGTGCTTGCGCTGCAGGTGGCCCATCCCACCCGGCTTGCCTACGTCACGCAGACCACGCTGTCGGTGGACGATGCCGCCGAAGTCGCCAATGCATTGAAGGCGCGTTTCCCGGGCATCGTCGAGCCCAAGCGCAGCGACATCTGTTATGCCACCCAGAACCGCCAGGACGCCGTCAAGATCATGGCGCCCGACTGTGATCTGGTGCTGGTGGTCGGCAGCGTCAACAGTTCCAATTCGAACCGGTTGCGGGAAGTGGCCGAGCGCAAGGGCGCCATGTCGTTCCTGATCGACGGTCCGCAAGACATCGATCCGTCGTGGCTGACCAACCGCAGCCGCGTGGGCGTGACGGCCGGTGCATCGGCCCCCGAACTGCTGGTGCAGCAGGTGATCGCACGGCTCAAGGAACTGGGCGCCGTGTCGGTCCGCACCATGGATGGCGCGGAAGAGGGCGTGTCCTTCCCCCTGCCCAAGGGCCTGTCGCGCAAGGTGGATTTGTCGTAA
- the kynA gene encoding tryptophan 2,3-dioxygenase, whose product MSCPYQAPAADTPAWHDAQMKFDKSMSYGDYLSLDALLSAQHPISTHHDEMLFIVQHQTSELWMKLALHELMAARDYIRTDRVEPALKVLARVSRIMEQLVQAWTVLSTLTPSEYSEFRDVLGASSGFQSYQYRQIEFILGNKNPAMTQPHEHHAERNALVVDALHAPSLYDEIIALMARRGLAIDAGRLERDWTQPTTSDVSVELAWLTVYRDTHGWWDVYALGEKLIDLEDAFRQWRFRHVTTVERVIGFKRGTGGTAGVSYLRKMLDVVLFPELWHVRTAL is encoded by the coding sequence ATGTCCTGTCCCTACCAAGCGCCGGCCGCCGATACGCCTGCGTGGCACGATGCCCAGATGAAGTTCGACAAATCGATGAGCTACGGCGACTACCTGTCGCTGGACGCGCTGCTCAGCGCGCAGCATCCGATTTCGACCCATCACGACGAAATGCTGTTCATCGTGCAGCACCAGACCAGTGAACTCTGGATGAAACTGGCGCTGCATGAACTCATGGCGGCGCGGGACTACATCCGGACCGACCGGGTGGAACCGGCGCTCAAGGTGCTGGCGCGGGTGTCGCGGATCATGGAACAGCTGGTGCAGGCCTGGACGGTGCTGTCCACGCTCACGCCTTCGGAATATTCCGAATTCCGCGACGTGCTGGGCGCGTCGTCGGGCTTCCAGTCCTATCAATACCGGCAGATCGAATTCATCCTGGGCAACAAGAACCCGGCCATGACGCAGCCGCACGAACACCATGCCGAGCGCAATGCGCTGGTGGTGGACGCGCTGCACGCGCCGTCGCTCTATGACGAGATCATTGCGCTCATGGCGCGCCGTGGCCTGGCGATCGACGCCGGCCGGCTGGAACGCGACTGGACGCAGCCAACCACGTCCGACGTGTCGGTGGAACTGGCGTGGCTGACGGTGTATCGCGACACGCACGGCTGGTGGGACGTGTACGCGCTGGGCGAAAAGCTGATCGATCTGGAAGATGCATTCCGCCAGTGGCGCTTTCGCCATGTCACCACGGTGGAACGTGTGATCGGCTTCAAGCGCGGCACGGGCGGCACCGCGGGCGTGAGCTACCTGCGCAAGATGCTGGACGTCGTGCTGTTTCCCGAGCTGTGGCACGTACGGACCGCGCTGTAA
- a CDS encoding Lrp/AsnC family transcriptional regulator gives MRLNLDKIDLRILECLQAEGRISNQDLAARIALSPSACLRRVKLLEDAGVISGYQCVLDPVKLGLEVEAVVHVSMRHEVPNWHETFVSALQDWPEVVSARIVTGGANYMLVVRTRDVSHYSDFIVNRLYRAPGVRDIQSNIVLGSIKQQTSVLDVLSVKNGS, from the coding sequence ATGCGACTAAATCTCGACAAGATCGATCTGCGCATCCTTGAGTGCCTGCAAGCCGAAGGCCGCATCAGCAATCAGGACCTGGCCGCGCGTATCGCGCTGTCCCCGTCCGCCTGCCTGCGGCGCGTCAAACTGCTGGAAGACGCCGGCGTGATCAGCGGCTACCAATGCGTGCTGGACCCGGTCAAGCTGGGCCTGGAAGTCGAAGCCGTGGTGCATGTATCGATGCGCCATGAAGTCCCGAACTGGCACGAGACCTTCGTGTCGGCGCTGCAGGATTGGCCCGAAGTGGTGTCGGCCCGGATCGTGACGGGCGGGGCCAATTACATGCTGGTGGTACGCACACGCGACGTAAGCCATTACTCCGACTTCATCGTGAACCGGCTGTACCGCGCGCCCGGCGTGCGCGATATCCAGTCCAACATCGTGCTCGGGTCGATCAAGCAACAGACTTCGGTGCTGGACGTGCTTTCCGTCAAGAACGGAAGCTGA